The sequence TTGGGCATCGTCTGGGCCGCTCTGGAACCCGAGCCCGGGGTGTTCAGCCAGACGTACCTCGACTCAATCGCCGAGACCGTACAAACCCTGAGCAACCACGGCATCGTCACCGTTCTGGGTATGCACCAAGACCTCTACAGCACGGTATTCGGGGGAGAAGGAGCGCCCGACTGGGCGGTGCAGACCGGCGGACTGCCCAACCCCGACTTCGGCTTCCCCAACAGCTACTACCTCAACCCCGCCGAGATGTATGCCTGGGATACGTTCTGGTCCAACGCCCCAGCATCCGATGGCGTTGGACTCGAGAATCATTACGCGCTGGCTTGGGAATACGTGGCCGACTATTTCAAGGACGACCCCAACGTAGTCGGGCTCAACATCATGACCGAGCCGTCCGCAGGCTCACAATGGCTGTCGAGCATGTTGGGCAACCCGCACTTCGATGCCCAGCAGCTGACTCCCTTCTACAACCAGGTGACCTCGGCGATCCGGGCCGTCGATCCCAACACCACCGTCTACTTCCAACACAACGTCAACTTCGACTTGGGGTTCCCGACCCACTTGGGCACGGTGAACGATCCGAACAAAGCCTTCGAGTTCGCCTATTTCTGCCCCACATCGCTGCTCGGCGATGGCCTGTTCTGCGACGTGCTCGACGATATGGCCCTGAACAATGTCGTGGCTTATGCAGGCGCACACAATATTCCGGCACTGATGGGCGGATTCGGAGCCACCGACAATATCGCGGTCATCATCGACATGCTGCGAGGCGCCAGTCAACGCCATTACGGATGGACGGAGTGGGCCTACACCGGCAAAGACGACATCACCACCGGCGCGTCCTCGCAGAACTCCGAGGCGCTGGTGTTCGATCCGAGCAAGCCGCCCGTCGGCGACAACGTCAACGTCGCCACCCTGGCGGCATTGGCCGAGCCGTATCCGCAGGCGGTGGCCGGCACCCCGAGCTCCTGGTCGTTCGACCACGGCATCTTCCAGCTCAGCTACGCCACGGCGCGGGCCGATGGCACCGGCAGCTTCGCAGCGGGCGCGCAGACCACCATCTCGGTGCCGGCCATCCAATACCCGCACGGCTACCAGGTCAGCGTCACCGGTGGCCACGTGGTGTCAATCCCCAACGTGCCGGTGCTGATCATCGCCTCAGACGCCGGTGCCACCACCGTCAACGTCGTCGTGGCGCCGGCGCACTAGGTCGAAGAATTCATCCGACAGCGTGTTCGGCCATCGGGGTGAGGACTTCCTGAGCGAAGCGTCGCAGCGCCGCATCGTCGCGAAAATCCGGATCGGTGGATGGCAGCGAGATATAGGTCAAGAACAGCCGGGCGAACACGTCGGCCACCCAGCGCACCGACTGGGTCGGACTGCCGGGCGCCTCGCCGTGAATGTAGTTGGCGATGAACGCTGACCCCATCGCGAGCAGGTCCTTGGCATCGGCGGACGGTAGTGGCTCGAACTGCGCGGCTCGGCTCAGCATCGGATGCTCACGGGCGAAACTGATGGCGGCGACGAAGGCCTCGGCTACACCGTGATGGGGGTCGGGTGTGGTTTCGATGGCGTCGGCCACCGTCGCGAGAAAGCGCCCGGTCTCCCGACGGATCAGCGCCTGAATCAGATCTTCGCGCCGGGGATAGCGGCGGTAGGCGGTCATGCGTGACACGCCCGCGCGCCGGACCACGTCTTCGATGGTGATGCGCCGCAGTCCGACGGTCGCGGCTTCGTGAACGGCGGCGTCGAGAATGCGTTGGGCGGTCGCATCGGTGGCATGTTCGGCGGGCATTCCGGCGACGGCCTCGCCGATGACCGTGACGAACTGCGGGTCAATCATGGCGTGCCTGCGGTCGTGACACCGACACCGTTGGCGCGCTCGCGCGCCAACCGGGCATAGGGAGGAAGGCCATAAGCCCACCGTATCCGGCGAGCGTCGAACTGCAGTGCCGGGCCGATCAGTCGCCGAGCCAGGAGGGAAGGGTGGTCGAATCCGGTGAGTTCTCGTGCCCAGCGGGGGGCGTAACTCATCCCGGCATACACCGCGAACCGGTGCAGTGCGCGATCGAGGGGACCGGGCAGGTCGGGGAAGAAGGGTGCGGTGAGCAGGAAGTCGATGAATTCGCGGGTCTGCGCGTTGACACCCAATTGCGGGCGCACCCGGCGAACGTAGTCGTCGAGTTCAGCCATGTTCGATGGCACCCACTCGGCGCCCGCCATCCGACCGATCGTCGCCTGCTCGGCTAGGTATTGGTCGCGTTCGTGCTGCGACAACGGCCGATTCGTGCGCTCGAACGCGCGCATGATCATCCACGGGATGCAGGTGTGCACCCACGCCAGCAGTTCGGGGTCCAGGGCCCGGTATGCCACACCGTCGGGCCGGGTGCCCGTCACGTGGGAATGGATGGACTTGACCTGTTCGATCAGCTGCGTCGCCGCTTCGGTATTGCCGAAGGTCGTGGTCAGCACGTAACCGAGGGTGGTGCGGGCGCGCCGGAACGGGTCCGCACGGTACGTCGAAAGGTCCTGCACGCCGGCGATCACCGACGGATGCAGAATCTCCAGCACGATCGCCGGCAACCCGGCCTGCGCCACCGCGGCAAGGTCCGCGTTCACCTCCCACGACACACTGCCCGGACCGATCAGACCCGGGTCGCCCGGCTCACCACCGTAAACGCGGGGATCGTCATGTCGTCCGGCGATGTTCTGAAATTCGTCCACGATGCGGTGCCGTAGCGTGCCCATTTTCAACCGCCCATTGGTATAAATGTGACAGATATAGTCTTATATATACCATGGTGGTGGTCCGGCGCCCAGCGGATCCTGCCGGCCGGGCTCGGCGGGTAGTATCGGGTCCGCATCAGCCTCGCGCGGGAGAGTTCCGTGGCAGCCAGCCGCGGACGCCGAAGGAGCAATACCTCTCCGTCAACCTCTCAGGCACCCGGACCGCGCCGGCATTGATGCCTCTGGAAAGCGGTGGCGCCCCTTCGGGTTACACCCGCCCATGGGGAAAGGCGCTGCAGATATCTCGGCGCCGAATCTCTCAGGCGCCCGGGTCGGGCAGACGACAGAGGGGGAGGACACGAATTCGTCTCGCAGTCGTCTAGCGCCCAGGAGTTCCCGTGTCCGAGTACACCGAATCCCGCTTTGTTGACCGGCATATCGGCCCCGACAGTGCCGCGATCAGCGCGATGCTCGCCACCATCGGTGTCGAGTCGCTGGAAGATCTCGCGGCCAAAGCTGTTCCCGCCGGCATCCTCGATGCGCTGAGCGCCGAGGGGACCGCGCCCGGGCTGGATGTCCTTCCGGCCCCGGCTACCGAGGCCCAGGCCCTGACCGAACTGCGCGAACTGGCCGATGCCAGCACGGTCGCGGTGTCGATGATCGGCCAGGGCTACTACGACACGCTCACCCCGCCGGTGTTGCTGCGCAACATCATGCAGAACCCGGCGTGGTACACCGCCTACACGCCCTACCAGCCGGAGATCAGCCAGGGCCGGCTGGAGGCCCTGCTGAACTTCCAGACCATGATCGCCGATCTGACCGGCCTGGAGATCGCCAACGCCTCGATGCTGGACGAGGGCACCGCAGCCGCCGAGGCGATGACGTTGATGCATCGCGCGACGCGCGGCACCTCGCAACGGCTGCTGGTCGACGCCGACCTGTTCACCCAGACCGCGGCAGTGCTGGCTACGCGAGCCGAACCGCTGCGTATCGAGATCGTCACCGCCGACCTGCGCGATGGACTTCCCGACGGCGACTTCTTCGGGGTGGTCGTGCAGTTGCCGGGCGCCTCGGGCCGGATCACCGACTGGTCGGGACTGGTCGAGGCGGCTCACCAGCGAGGCGCGCTGGTGGCGGTCGGCGCGGATCTGCTGGCATGCACGCTGCTCACCCCGCCCGGCGAGCTCGGCGCCGACGTGGCGTTCGGCAGTGCCCAGCGGTTCGGGGTGCCGATGGGCTTCGGTGGCCCGCACGCCGGCTACCTGGCGGTGCACTCGGGCCACGCCCGCCAGCTGCCCGGCCGGCTGGTCGGGGTGTCCATGGACGCGGATGGATCAGCAGCGTTCCGGCTGGCGCTGCAAACCCGCGAACAGCACATCCGCCGGGACAAGGCGACGTCGAACATCTGTACCGCGCAGGTGCTGCTGGCGGTGATGGCCGCGATGTATGCCAGCTACCACGGCGCCGACGGCCTGACCGCCATCGCACGGCGAGTGCACGCTCAAGCCGAGAAGATCGGCGCCGCACTCGGTGACGCGCTGGTGCACGACCGCTATTTCGACACGGTGCTGGCCCGGGTGCCGGGCCGCGCTGACGAGGTCATCGCCGCGGCCAAGGCCGGCGGGATCAACCTGTGGCGCGTCGACGCCGACCACGTCTCGGTGGCCTGCGACGAGACCACCACCGACGCCCAGGTGGCCGCGGTACTGGACGCATTCGGGGTGGCCGCGGCCGAGCCCACCGGCGCACCGATCGACACCCGCAGATCGGAATTCCTGACACACCCGGCGTTCACCCGCTATCGGACCGAAACCGCGATGATGCGTTACCTGCGCTCGCTGTCGGACAAGGACATCGCCTTGGACCGCAGCATGATTCCGCTCGGGTCGTGCACGATGAAGCTCAACGCCGCCGCCGAGATGGAGTCGGTCACCTGGCCGGAATTCGCGCGCCAGCACCCGTTCGCCCCGGCCGGCGACGCCGTGGGCCTGCGGACGCTCATCGCCCAGTTGGAGACCTGGCTGGCGGGGATCACCGGATACGACGCGGTGTCGCTGCAACCCAATGCCGGATCGCAGGGCGAGTACGCGGGCCTGTTGGCGATCCACGCCTATCACGCCAGCCGTGGCGAGTCGCATCGCGACATCTGCCTGATCCCCTCCAGCGCCCACGGCACCAACGCCGCGTCGGCGGCGCTGGCCGGGATGCGGGTGGTGGTGGTGGCCTGCCGTGACAACGGCGACGTCGACCTCGACGACTTGCGCGCCAAGGTGGACCAGCACGCTGCGGCGTTGTCGGCGTTGATGATCACCTACCCCTCCACGCACGGCGTCTATGAGCACGACATCGCCGAGATCTGCGCCGCCGTGCACGACGCCGGCGGCCAGGTCTACGTCGACGGAGCCAACCTCAATGCGCTGGTCGGGCTGGCCCGGCCCGGAAAGTTCGGCGGAGACGTCAGCCACCTGAACCTGCACAAGACCTTCTGCATCCCGCACGGGGGCGGCGGCCCGGGCGTCGGCCCGGTGGCGGTGCGCGCGCACCTGGCCGAGTTCCTGCCCGGGCACCCGCTGGCCGCCGAGTTGCCCGGCGGGCATCCGGTGTCAGCGGCTCCCTACGGGTCCGCGTCGATCCTGCCGATCACCTGGGCCTATATCCGGATGATGGGCGCCGACGGCCTGCGCGCGGCATCGCTGACGGCGATCGCGTCGGCGAACTACATCGCCCGCCGTCTAGACGAGCACTACCCGGTGCTCTACACCGGTGAGAACGGCATGGTCGCCCACGAATGCATCTTGGACTTGCGGGAGATCACCAAGAGCACCGGTGTGACCGTCGACGATGTCGCAAAGCGGTTGGCCGACTACGGTTTCCATGCCCCGACCATGAGCTTCCCGGTGGCCGGAACCCTGATGGTGGAGCCCACCGAGAGTGAGAGCCTCGCCGAAGTCGATGCGTTCTGCGAGGCGATGATCGCCATTCGCGGCGAGATCGACCGAGTCGGAACCGGCGAATGGACGGTTGAGGACAACCCGTTGCGCGGGGCCCCGCACACCGCGGAGTGCCTGATGGTCGACAAGTGGGAGCACCCGTACACCCGGGAGCAGGCCGCCTACCCGCTGGGCCGCGGATTCCGGCCGAAGGTGTGGCCGCCGGTGCGCCGGATCGACGGAGCGTTCGGCGACCGCAACCTCGTCTGCTCGTGCCCGCCGGTGGAGGCGTTCAGCTGAGTCGCTGGTATTCGGCAAATAGCCAGCAAAGCCTCAGCTAGCGTCCAAAAGAGTCTAGGATCGCCCTTATCCAATTCATGGTTGAGGTTCGCTTCTAGGAGGACTCGTGCAGGAGCCCATTTCTCGCTCCTGCGTCACCGCCGGCCTCGCCCTGGTCAGCGCCGGGATCGTCACGGTCGCTCCGGTCAGCGTGCCACTGCCGGCCACCGCGGCTTCGCCTGGCGTGGCGCTGACCACCTCCTACGGTGATCTGTTCGCCAACACCTGGGACAACATCGAGCGCATCAGTGCGAACACCGACTGGTCGGCGATCTCGCAGCTGTTCACCGCGATGTTCTCCAATCCGGTCGGGGTGATCGAAGCGGCCAGCAACTTCACGCTGGCGGTGGACGCCGACGCCGCGTCGCTGCCGGCGACGGTCTCGGTGCAGCTGTCGCCGGGGTTGGAGTTGCTGATCGCGGGCCTGGCATCGCACGTGGCGACTCTGGACGCGCTGTTCGGCGTGGTCGACGACCTGGGCGACCCCGCCACCGCGTTCACCGCGCTGTTCAACGCGCCGGCCACCCTGCTGGATGCCTACCTCAACGGCCAGCACAATCTGTCCCTGCTGGGCGGCATCATCAGCATTCCGGTGTTCAACGGGATTCTGGCGCCCGAACAGAACCTGGAGATCGACCTCGACTTGTCCAGGCTGCTGCAGATGCTCGGCTTGGGCACTCCGGATTTGAGCAACCTGAACCTCGACGGGGTGATCGACCAGGTCCGCCTCGGCACCCTGACGCTCGGCGGGCTGCTCAGCGGTCTGGGGTTCAGCGACGACGGCGTCGGGGACCTGCTGAAGTCGGCCACCAACGTCAGCACCCTGGGAGACCTGCTCGACTTCTTGGGCCTGGGCGACTTGGGGCTGAGCCGCTACAGCCTGACCGCCCTCTTGGGTGACCTGGGCCCCGACACCGACTTCTACCGCAATCTCGATCTGGACCTGGCACTGGGCAACTTCCGGCTCGTCGACGTGCTGAGCGCGTTCGGGGTCGACGCCGCGATTCCCCTGGGCCTCGGGCAGGTGCTGGCCGGTCTGGGCGACGGCGACTTGGCCGGTGAACAGCTCGGCAGCCTGCTGTCCGACGTCGGCCTCCTCACCGAAGTCCTCAGTTGGCTCAACGCGACTGCAGCTGACCTCTTCGACCCCATTCCTCTGCTAGGGCCGCTGCTGACTGGCCTGTTGAGCGACCTGCTGGGTGGCGATGGTCTGGAAGCTCTGCTCAACAACTTCACCGTCGGCGATCTGCTGGGCGACCTGCACCTCGACGACACCGTCAGTTCGGTGCTGGCGAGTGTGGGCGGCGCATTGCTGTCGGTCGGCAACCTGACCCTCGGCGGCGTCCTGCAAGATCTCGGCTTCGACGATTCCGTCGGCTCCCTGACGCTGCGCGACGTGCTGGATGGCCTCGGGGGCGCGCTGGGCGGTGTCCTGACCGATGGTCCGCTCGGGCTGGACCTCACCTGGTTGTTGAACGGCTTTGATGTGGGTGACCTGGTCGGCTTTCTGGGGCTCGACGACCTGTCGCTCAACCTCGGCGACCTTGTTGGGGACTGGGTGAACCCCTACCTCGCCGACCTGCTGGAGGGTTTCGTCCAGGGTGATGTGAACCTGGCCGGTGCCAGCGTCGGCGCCTTCGGCGGGACGTTCACCGAGCTGTTCGTCAGCTGGCCGCAGCAAGTTCTCGCCATGCTGGGCTACTAGCCGGCGGGGCGCCGCAGAACGCTGCCTCAGCTCAGCAGCGAGTTCAGCGCACCGGCCAGTTCGGGGGAGTTCGCCCCGCGCAGATTCTGGTACGTGCCACCGGAAAGCTGCGCCACCGACTGCCAGGTCGCCTGGTCGGCGTCCGCGCCGAAGTCGATGACGTTGACGGCCACCGGCCGTTCGGGATCGGTGTTGGTCCGGATGAAGTCCTGCAGCCCGGAGCCGTCCAAGGTCCGGTCGGTGTGCGGACCCGCGGTGATGACCAGCACCGAATTGGCCTGCCCGGGGCGGTAGTTGGCCAAGGCCTGGTTGTACACCAGGCGCAGCGTCGTGAACGACACCGCACCCCCGGCCGTCGAGCTCAGCTCATCGAGCTCGCTGATCAACGTCTCTGCGCGAGTCCCGCCGTTGAGCGGCTCGTCCAGTGGGCCCCCGGTGACCACGTTGCGGCCCTCGGTGCCGTCGAAGGTCCACAGGCCCACCGACGAATTCGGGGCCAGGGCTTTGATCCGTTGGTCGAGTGCGGCGATCACATGGGCCAACCGGCTCTTGCCGCCTTCGTCGGTGGTCATCGACTGGTCGAGCATCACCGTGACGGCCGCGCTGCCCGGCAACGTGGTCAGGGCGTTGGCCAGGGCGGCGCGTGTCGCATCGTCGCCCACCGACAGAGTGTCCGACACTGCCGGGAAGCCGGTCACCTCGCTGCTCGGCGGTTCGACGCCTTCGACTCGGAATCCGGCTTTGGCCAGCTCTGCGAGCTGGTCGGGTTTGCGGGCGAAGCGGGCGAACTCGCTGGCGGCACTCACCTGCTCCTGTGACAACCAGGAGCCCGCGAGCAACACGGTGGGGTAGTCGGCCACCGGCACCGGCCCCGGCGGCCGCCAGGAGCCCAGTTGAGTAGCCGGATCCGACAGCGACTGGCCGCGGGTGAACAGTTGCTGCTCGGTGGTCACCACGGCATGCACCGGTGCAGCCGCCAGGTTTCCGGGGCGCAGCAGAACATTCATGGCCTCAGCGAGCGACGCATCGACGAGCTTGGGTTGCTCTCCCGCGAGCCGGTGTACCCCCCCGACCCCATCGATGATGGGGGCGCCTTTGGGGGTGACGCCGGCAGCCACTGCCTCGCCGGCCAGGAAGGCGGCGTCGCCGTTGCCGCCGATCGGCAGCGCCAGCCGCAGCGGCCCCCAGCCGGCCAGCCCGAGATGACCCAACCCGTCAGGGTCGGCCTGCAGGTCCGGCAGACTTGCCCAGCTCTGCTTCTGTAGCGCGCTCTTGAGCTCGGGTCGGATCGCCAACAACACCGGCGAGGTGACCAATGAGCGACTGTCGCTGACCGTTTCCGCCCCCGCGGATGCCTGCAGCCGGGCGGTGGAGACCGAACTGCCTGGAATCCACAGCGCCGGGCGCTGGCCGAGTTGCGCGGGCCAGTCGCCGATGAAACCGCCGACGACGGCATCGGAATCGACGGGCTTGACCTGTACCGACACACAGCGATCGCCGACCGGCTTGGCGGTCTTGTTGAACCGGTCGGCGAAACCCTGCACGTGGTCGGCGATCGACGGGTCCGCCACGACGGCAACCGTCAGATCACCGGCAGCGCAGTTGCCGGCGGCGACGGCGGAACGATGCGACAGCGAGTTGCCGAAGAAGCGCCACAGGATCACCGCGCCCACCACAACGATCACCGTCACCAGCGCGGCGATCACGCCGACGCTGACACCGCGCGGCCCCGAGTCGTTGCGATGCCGGCGCCACCGATCGAGATCGCGGTGGCCGCCGCGCGGCTCCTCCCGATCGGACGGCGGCGACCCGCCGGCGATACCGCCTACGACACCGAAAGGCCCGGTGCGGTAACGCGATTCCTCATCAGGCTCACCACCGCGACGCATGTACTGCGCGGGGTCGGCGTCGTCGTATCCCGCATCGTCGTATCCCGCGTCGTCGTATCTCGGCTCGCGGTATCCGGCATCGCCACCGTCGGGAAACGACTCGTCGTCGAAGGCGTCGTGATAGTCGTCGACGTAGTCGTCGTCGTCCGGGTCGCCGAAGCCGAACAGATCAGGCCCGCCGGAAAAGTGGCTGTCGTCGGGCTCGCCGCCCCCCAGCGGCTCGTCGTCGGAATCGTCCGGGCCGGGGAAACTGTGCCTACCCACGGTGGGTGCGTCCTCTCCGCCTGGTCAGTTGTCCGGCCACGGTGATGTCCATTCGGTTCTGCGTCGGGTCAGATACCGGCCTGGGCTTTGAACTCCCGCCGGCGCCGGTGCAGGATCGGCTCGGTGTAGCCGTTGGGCTGGCTGGTCCCGGACAGGATCAGCTCGCGTGCGGCCGCGAACGCGATGCTGGATTCGAAATCGGGTGCCATCGGCAGGTAATTCGCGTCACCGGCGTTCTGGCGGTCCACCGCCGGGGCCATCCGCTCCAGGCTGGACTGCACGTCGTCGGCGGTGATCACCCCGTGCCGCAGCCAGTTCGCCAGCAACTGCGACGAAATCCGAAGCGTGGCACGGTCTTCCATCAGAGCCACGTCGTGGATGTCGGGAACCTTCGAGCAGCCCACACCCTGGCTGATCCAGCGCACCACGTAGCCCAGGATCGACTGGCAGTTGTTGTCGACCTCTTCGCGGATCTCGTCCGGCGCCCAGGCCAGGCCCTCGGAGAGCGGAATGGTCAGCAGCGCATCGATTGTGGCGCGGCGCTTTCCGGCCAGTTCCTTCTGCACCTCGAACACGTCCACCTGGTGGTAGTGCATCGCGTGCAGGGTGGCGGCGGTGGGAGAGGGCACCCACGCGGTGCTCGCACCCGAGCGCGGGTGGCTGATCTTCTGGGTGACCATGTCGGCCATCAGGTCGGTCATCGCCCACATGCCCTTGCCGATCTGGGCGTGGCCGGTCAAGCCGGTGGCCAATCCCGCATCGACGTTGTTGTCTTCGTAGGCCAGGATCCACGGCTGCGACTTCATGCTCGCTTTGCGCACCATGGGACCGGCCTCCATGGAGGTGTGGATCTCGTCTCCGGTGCGGTCCAGGAAGCCGGTGTTGATGAACACCACCCGGTCGGCGGCGGCCTTGATGCACGCCCGCAGGTTGACCGTGGTGCGCCGCTCCTCGTCCATGATGCCGATCTTGAGGGTGGTCTGCGGTAGACCCAGGACGTCTTCGACCCGGCTGAACAGCTCGGCGGTGAAGGCGACCTCGTCCGGACCGTGCATCTTGGGCTTGACGATGTAGATCGACCCGGTGCGGCTGTTGACCAGCGGACCGTTGTCGTCGGAGG is a genomic window of Mycolicibacter heraklionensis containing:
- a CDS encoding cellulase family glycosylhydrolase — encoded protein: MSGARALATGAVTAALAGLPVLAAPQARADVLDAMVEPMMDAASNSLGTDAISGWSSWEPLLDPAPGEGLLGGLIAGPAAATDLSGWFEQFVYEPVHAGIENWIHSDLGQQLDGVLNALLGSYAIGDGAAGTVDHPDGGAGGWIFGDGGAGWDSTGAGLSGGAGGAAGLFGDGGTGGAAGAGAAGGAGGDGGWLLGVGGAGGAGGQGLVGGIGGHGGDGGWLFGMGGHGGAGGDGGAGGHGGDGGDAIGVLGSGGNGGSGGESGIGSAPAGLPALGGAGGNGSMLGSHGVVGHFGTGIPLSGGSGGFSTADTWITDSAGRVVILHGLDEVYKLSPYEPSASGFGDDDAAFLAANGFNSVGLGIVWAALEPEPGVFSQTYLDSIAETVQTLSNHGIVTVLGMHQDLYSTVFGGEGAPDWAVQTGGLPNPDFGFPNSYYLNPAEMYAWDTFWSNAPASDGVGLENHYALAWEYVADYFKDDPNVVGLNIMTEPSAGSQWLSSMLGNPHFDAQQLTPFYNQVTSAIRAVDPNTTVYFQHNVNFDLGFPTHLGTVNDPNKAFEFAYFCPTSLLGDGLFCDVLDDMALNNVVAYAGAHNIPALMGGFGATDNIAVIIDMLRGASQRHYGWTEWAYTGKDDITTGASSQNSEALVFDPSKPPVGDNVNVATLAALAEPYPQAVAGTPSSWSFDHGIFQLSYATARADGTGSFAAGAQTTISVPAIQYPHGYQVSVTGGHVVSIPNVPVLIIASDAGATTVNVVVAPAH
- a CDS encoding TetR/AcrR family transcriptional regulator, translated to MIDPQFVTVIGEAVAGMPAEHATDATAQRILDAAVHEAATVGLRRITIEDVVRRAGVSRMTAYRRYPRREDLIQALIRRETGRFLATVADAIETTPDPHHGVAEAFVAAISFAREHPMLSRAAQFEPLPSADAKDLLAMGSAFIANYIHGEAPGSPTQSVRWVADVFARLFLTYISLPSTDPDFRDDAALRRFAQEVLTPMAEHAVG
- a CDS encoding oxygenase MpaB family protein codes for the protein MGTLRHRIVDEFQNIAGRHDDPRVYGGEPGDPGLIGPGSVSWEVNADLAAVAQAGLPAIVLEILHPSVIAGVQDLSTYRADPFRRARTTLGYVLTTTFGNTEAATQLIEQVKSIHSHVTGTRPDGVAYRALDPELLAWVHTCIPWMIMRAFERTNRPLSQHERDQYLAEQATIGRMAGAEWVPSNMAELDDYVRRVRPQLGVNAQTREFIDFLLTAPFFPDLPGPLDRALHRFAVYAGMSYAPRWARELTGFDHPSLLARRLIGPALQFDARRIRWAYGLPPYARLARERANGVGVTTAGTP
- the gcvP gene encoding aminomethyl-transferring glycine dehydrogenase, whose amino-acid sequence is MSEYTESRFVDRHIGPDSAAISAMLATIGVESLEDLAAKAVPAGILDALSAEGTAPGLDVLPAPATEAQALTELRELADASTVAVSMIGQGYYDTLTPPVLLRNIMQNPAWYTAYTPYQPEISQGRLEALLNFQTMIADLTGLEIANASMLDEGTAAAEAMTLMHRATRGTSQRLLVDADLFTQTAAVLATRAEPLRIEIVTADLRDGLPDGDFFGVVVQLPGASGRITDWSGLVEAAHQRGALVAVGADLLACTLLTPPGELGADVAFGSAQRFGVPMGFGGPHAGYLAVHSGHARQLPGRLVGVSMDADGSAAFRLALQTREQHIRRDKATSNICTAQVLLAVMAAMYASYHGADGLTAIARRVHAQAEKIGAALGDALVHDRYFDTVLARVPGRADEVIAAAKAGGINLWRVDADHVSVACDETTTDAQVAAVLDAFGVAAAEPTGAPIDTRRSEFLTHPAFTRYRTETAMMRYLRSLSDKDIALDRSMIPLGSCTMKLNAAAEMESVTWPEFARQHPFAPAGDAVGLRTLIAQLETWLAGITGYDAVSLQPNAGSQGEYAGLLAIHAYHASRGESHRDICLIPSSAHGTNAASAALAGMRVVVVACRDNGDVDLDDLRAKVDQHAAALSALMITYPSTHGVYEHDIAEICAAVHDAGGQVYVDGANLNALVGLARPGKFGGDVSHLNLHKTFCIPHGGGGPGVGPVAVRAHLAEFLPGHPLAAELPGGHPVSAAPYGSASILPITWAYIRMMGADGLRAASLTAIASANYIARRLDEHYPVLYTGENGMVAHECILDLREITKSTGVTVDDVAKRLADYGFHAPTMSFPVAGTLMVEPTESESLAEVDAFCEAMIAIRGEIDRVGTGEWTVEDNPLRGAPHTAECLMVDKWEHPYTREQAAYPLGRGFRPKVWPPVRRIDGAFGDRNLVCSCPPVEAFS
- a CDS encoding substrate-binding domain-containing protein, whose amino-acid sequence is MGRHSFPGPDDSDDEPLGGGEPDDSHFSGGPDLFGFGDPDDDDYVDDYHDAFDDESFPDGGDAGYREPRYDDAGYDDAGYDDADPAQYMRRGGEPDEESRYRTGPFGVVGGIAGGSPPSDREEPRGGHRDLDRWRRHRNDSGPRGVSVGVIAALVTVIVVVGAVILWRFFGNSLSHRSAVAAGNCAAGDLTVAVVADPSIADHVQGFADRFNKTAKPVGDRCVSVQVKPVDSDAVVGGFIGDWPAQLGQRPALWIPGSSVSTARLQASAGAETVSDSRSLVTSPVLLAIRPELKSALQKQSWASLPDLQADPDGLGHLGLAGWGPLRLALPIGGNGDAAFLAGEAVAAGVTPKGAPIIDGVGGVHRLAGEQPKLVDASLAEAMNVLLRPGNLAAAPVHAVVTTEQQLFTRGQSLSDPATQLGSWRPPGPVPVADYPTVLLAGSWLSQEQVSAASEFARFARKPDQLAELAKAGFRVEGVEPPSSEVTGFPAVSDTLSVGDDATRAALANALTTLPGSAAVTVMLDQSMTTDEGGKSRLAHVIAALDQRIKALAPNSSVGLWTFDGTEGRNVVTGGPLDEPLNGGTRAETLISELDELSSTAGGAVSFTTLRLVYNQALANYRPGQANSVLVITAGPHTDRTLDGSGLQDFIRTNTDPERPVAVNVIDFGADADQATWQSVAQLSGGTYQNLRGANSPELAGALNSLLS